A part of Sporomusaceae bacterium FL31 genomic DNA contains:
- a CDS encoding flagellar hook capping protein: protein MSTVTSTTWWKTPTTISTDTSSSTTSNTEIDFDAFLQILATELQYQDPTDPVSNTEYVAQMAQMSVLQQMQTMTVSTDANTAYNTIGKTATYQITDTSGNTVTGTGTVESVTTRNNKVYVTIDGTQVAFSAVTQVSGAATSA from the coding sequence GTGAGTACAGTTACCAGCACAACTTGGTGGAAAACGCCGACAACCATTTCAACCGATACTTCCAGCAGTACAACAAGCAATACTGAAATTGATTTCGATGCATTTCTTCAAATACTAGCTACCGAATTGCAATATCAGGATCCTACTGATCCGGTCAGCAACACTGAATACGTCGCTCAGATGGCGCAAATGAGTGTGTTGCAGCAAATGCAGACCATGACAGTCAGCACCGATGCGAATACCGCCTATAATACAATTGGCAAAACAGCTACCTATCAAATTACTGATACTTCCGGCAATACAGTCACTGGAACAGGCACTGTTGAATCGGTAACAACGAGAAACAATAAAGTCTATGTCACAATTGATGGAACACAAGTAGCATTTTCAGCAGTCACGCAGGTAAGCGGTGCCGCTACCAGTGCATAA
- the flgE gene encoding flagellar hook protein FlgE — translation MMMSMYSGVSGLKAQQTKLNVIGNNIANVSTTGYKYQTVSFSDLLSQTLSGATAANTATNQGGTNAKQIGLGVGVSATTTVMTTGSTQSTGNSSDVSISGDGFFIVKGGSSGEYQFTRAGNFGVDANGNLTVGGLTVCGWQDYGGAAQADGTYTYDTQKTVEPINLFSDSYNGNKQIIAPEATTAATLTGNLTSSATASGTALNDIGTGFSFDTTDADAITTMTVYDAQGNSYDVQVNFKKCYVDTTDADNPVTSWYWEADSSDTTLSNASGYITFDSTGKIIPVTDSTADYTTSPKITIAGSDSVTPFEISLDLTGISTYTSSSSNGVSVSQIDGYESGELQDFTIGSDGVITGVYSNGQTQPLGMIALATFANAAGLEKIGNNLYVTTANSGAFTGGVPAGSKGTGSLSSGTLEMSNVDLAEQFSEMMITQRAYQANSKIISTSDEMLQTLINMVK, via the coding sequence ATGATGATGTCTATGTATTCAGGGGTGTCGGGGCTGAAAGCCCAGCAGACCAAATTGAACGTAATCGGTAATAATATTGCCAATGTCAGTACGACAGGCTATAAATATCAAACTGTCAGTTTCAGTGATTTATTAAGTCAGACACTTAGCGGTGCTACGGCGGCTAATACCGCTACTAATCAGGGGGGGACCAATGCCAAACAGATTGGTCTGGGAGTTGGCGTTTCGGCTACCACTACCGTTATGACTACAGGGAGCACTCAATCTACCGGCAATAGCAGCGATGTGTCCATAAGCGGTGATGGGTTCTTTATCGTAAAAGGTGGCTCCAGCGGTGAATATCAGTTTACCAGGGCCGGTAATTTTGGTGTCGATGCGAATGGAAACCTAACAGTCGGAGGATTAACGGTTTGCGGTTGGCAGGATTATGGCGGTGCAGCGCAAGCGGATGGTACTTATACCTACGATACTCAGAAAACAGTGGAACCTATTAATTTGTTTTCTGACAGCTATAACGGCAACAAACAGATTATTGCTCCGGAAGCCACTACTGCAGCCACTTTGACAGGCAATCTAACCTCTTCGGCTACGGCTTCTGGGACTGCCTTAAATGATATTGGGACTGGGTTTAGTTTTGATACAACCGATGCTGATGCCATAACAACGATGACGGTCTATGATGCTCAAGGCAATAGTTATGATGTACAGGTAAACTTTAAAAAATGCTATGTAGATACAACCGATGCTGACAACCCGGTAACCTCATGGTACTGGGAGGCTGATTCGAGTGATACCACACTGAGCAATGCCAGCGGGTATATCACTTTTGACTCTACCGGCAAGATTATTCCTGTTACTGACTCAACGGCTGACTATACTACCTCGCCGAAGATTACCATTGCCGGCAGTGATTCGGTAACCCCATTTGAGATCTCTTTAGATTTGACTGGAATTTCTACCTATACCAGCAGCAGCAGCAATGGCGTCTCTGTTTCACAGATCGATGGCTACGAGTCTGGAGAATTACAGGACTTCACCATTGGTTCTGATGGAGTAATTACCGGCGTATATAGCAATGGTCAAACTCAGCCGTTAGGTATGATTGCCTTGGCTACATTTGCCAATGCCGCTGGCTTAGAGAAAATCGGCAATAATCTATATGTCACCACCGCTAATTCAGGTGCTTTTACCGGCGGTGTTCCAGCTGGCAGCAAGGGGACAGGCTCTTTAAGCTCGGGTACGTTGGAAATGTCCAATGTTGATTTGGCGGAGCAATTTAGTGAAATGATGATTACGCAACGGGCTTATCAAGCCAATAGTAAAATCATTTCGACCAGTGATGAAATGCTGCAAACACTCATCAATATGGTGAAATAA
- the flgK_2 gene encoding flagellar hook-associated protein 1, with product MSSTFSGYSIAVSGMYVNQAALSVTSNNLSNINTTGYSRKQISSSETVVQQNTSSVGTGTSVAAINRARNQMLDQTYRQQNAQAGYWQAKSVNLEDAATTLSEFSANDGSSDNGLQQTIQEFFNSWEELAKDPSSLSSRQSVIEYAKSLVDTLSSVDEQLQALQWDAAAKVKDSVTELNDLAAQVADLNQQIKQQEISGAEASDLRDERDALLDSMSALTNITVREQQDGTVAVTIGGVYLVQGNKTNTLAVTGNGSADQPLTVEWSNLEQKAHLDGGSIQAYLEDADQSSVTAVDSDSLPYDYSAESTSSIANLRQSLNVLMTTIAVEINSIHSAGTGLDGTTSGLAFFTPIDESQPLSISNMQVNPELEADTNKIAASADGAAGDNTVASKIAEVANGDIFLYDGLTMDSNSFYQSIISWLGTVGDNANSSYTNQSALVAQINNQRLSISSVSLDEEMSNMIMYQNSYSASARVLGVIDGLVADMIEELG from the coding sequence GTGAGTTCTACCTTTAGTGGTTATAGTATTGCTGTTTCCGGCATGTATGTGAATCAAGCAGCTTTGTCGGTAACAAGCAATAACTTATCCAATATTAATACAACCGGCTATTCGCGTAAACAAATAAGCAGTTCGGAAACTGTTGTTCAACAAAATACCAGCAGTGTGGGAACCGGAACCAGTGTTGCAGCCATTAACCGGGCTCGCAATCAGATGCTTGATCAGACTTATCGCCAGCAAAATGCTCAAGCTGGGTATTGGCAGGCAAAAAGTGTCAATCTCGAAGATGCAGCTACAACTTTGAGTGAGTTTTCAGCTAATGATGGGTCTTCGGATAATGGATTGCAGCAAACCATTCAGGAATTCTTCAACAGCTGGGAAGAATTAGCGAAAGATCCCAGCAGTTTGAGCAGCCGACAATCTGTTATTGAGTATGCAAAATCCTTGGTGGATACCTTAAGCAGCGTTGACGAGCAATTGCAGGCCTTGCAATGGGATGCGGCGGCTAAAGTTAAGGATAGTGTCACTGAGCTAAATGATTTGGCTGCACAGGTTGCTGATCTTAATCAGCAAATCAAGCAGCAGGAAATTTCAGGGGCCGAAGCCAGCGATCTTCGGGATGAGCGGGATGCACTGCTTGACAGTATGTCGGCTTTAACTAATATTACTGTCCGCGAGCAGCAGGATGGAACAGTGGCTGTAACAATTGGCGGCGTTTATTTGGTGCAGGGAAATAAGACAAATACACTGGCAGTTACCGGTAATGGCTCCGCTGATCAGCCGCTTACCGTGGAGTGGTCGAACTTAGAACAGAAAGCTCACCTGGATGGAGGGAGTATCCAGGCTTATCTGGAGGATGCTGACCAAAGCAGTGTAACGGCTGTTGATTCGGACAGTCTTCCTTATGACTATAGTGCGGAATCGACTAGTTCAATTGCTAATCTGCGGCAAAGTCTCAATGTATTAATGACGACTATTGCCGTAGAGATTAACTCGATTCATAGTGCGGGAACAGGGCTTGATGGTACTACAAGCGGACTTGCCTTTTTTACACCCATTGATGAAAGCCAGCCGCTTAGTATTAGTAATATGCAGGTCAATCCTGAGCTTGAAGCTGACACCAACAAAATTGCTGCGTCGGCCGATGGTGCTGCGGGCGATAATACTGTAGCGTCAAAAATTGCAGAGGTGGCTAATGGGGATATTTTTCTTTATGATGGACTGACGATGGACAGTAATAGTTTTTATCAGTCAATCATTTCCTGGCTGGGAACAGTGGGCGATAATGCGAACAGTTCTTATACCAATCAGAGTGCTCTTGTTGCTCAAATCAATAATCAGCGGCTATCAATTTCCTCAGTATCACTGGATGAAGAAATGTCTAATATGATTATGTATCAAAACTCTTATAGTGCCAGTGCCCGGGTGTTAGGTGTCATCGATGGTTTGGTGGCAGATATGATTGAGGAATTGGGCTGA